In Salvelinus sp. IW2-2015 linkage group LG23, ASM291031v2, whole genome shotgun sequence, a genomic segment contains:
- the LOC111950065 gene encoding cdc42 effector protein 2-like: MSTKAPIYLKRRSRKGKKEKLRDILSSDMISPPLGDFRHTIHIGSGGGDDDLFGDLSFLQGKFHLLPGQQGHNLSQRSSMYAEPFQFSRTASDSGHTPSSESSPLLKNALSLPVIEGVQAITLPVTSAPSSARPHPPQNAPPPPKPPRLHLDDEILTPHHPGLDSSSPSAQAPSKTSQFSPXSPRLSSGEDVCIQDPYLDDGGQERPYLSHAGSLLSLHLDLGPSILDDVLQIMDSQRLSGLNGTCLQGGRQELYT; the protein is encoded by the coding sequence ATGTCCACCAAGGCGCCCATCTATCTGAAGCGGCGAAGCaggaaggggaagaaggagaagCTGCGGGACATCCTTTCCTCTGACATGATCAGTCCTCCGCTGGGGGACTTCCGCCACACCATCCATATCGGGAGCGGCGGGGGGGATGACGACCTGTTCGGGGACCTGTCCTTCCTGCAGGGGAAGTTCCACCTTCTCCCTGGGCAGCAGGGCCACAACCTGTCTCAGCGCTCCTCCATGTACGCAGAGCCCTTCCAGTTCAGCCGTACTGCCAGCGACAGCGGACACACACCCTCCTCAGAGAGCTCCCCCCTGCTGAAGAACGCCCTCTCGCTGCCCGTCATCGAAGGGGTGCAGGCCATCACCCTACCAGTCACCTCTGCACCCTCCTCCGCCCGCCCCCATCCGCCTCAGAACGCGCCCCCTCCACCCAAGCCTCCCCGACTGCACCTGGATGACGAGATCCTGACGCCCCATCACCCAGGCCTGGACTCGTCTTCTCCCTCAGCACAGGCTCCCAGCAAGACGTCCCAGTTCAGCCCGYCCTCCCCCAGGTTGTCATCAGGCGAGGATGTGTGTATCCAGGACCCTTATCTGGATGATGGGGGCCAGGAGCGCCCCTACCTGTCCCACGCAGGCTCCCTGCTCTCCCTGCACCTGGACCTGGGCCCCTCCATCCTGGATGACGTGCTGCAGATTATGGATAGCCAGCGCCTCAGTGGCCTCAACGGAACCTGTCTGCAGGGAGGGCGGCAGGAGCTCTACACCTGA